A window of the Archocentrus centrarchus isolate MPI-CPG fArcCen1 chromosome 17, fArcCen1, whole genome shotgun sequence genome harbors these coding sequences:
- the gdf15 gene encoding growth/differentiation factor 8, giving the protein MCISHTILPLVTCTLLLLVSTSGEGQPREAHEDTPDADRTDSQTVLLLEAVKTGILSSLGMDTEPRLTQKASKKELREMYQRYRKKIREIRGNSSQPMRGNSQSTMSTVLFPVLPLKVLRRGPQSGPSVRWYRAVFQKNSNIQTELTVARAELKISRHILGKLTSVKPKVREEIKVKVSGVKSVVSAAWTDPVRQTNISNTQDVTLDISSEVEEWIGTDGQPLVVDVGMANRQGLTLTISLELGLVQTKPAQRTRQRRSNKEDDCDERGWCCRKSVTVSFKDIGWTEWVVAPAEYTMHFCDGTCPHNYKPASMHTQVKSRLHQITKGRTPNPCCVPAAYEPMVLMHYDSREKLRLTTFTDLIVSKCYCA; this is encoded by the exons ATGTGCATCTCACACACAATTCTTCCACTTGTCACCTGCACGCTGCTGCTCCTCGTCTCCACATCAGGGGAAGGCCAGCCTCGTGAAGCCCACGAAGACACACCTGATGCGGACAGGACGGACAGCCAGACGGTTCTGCTTCTGGAGGCAGTGAAGACGGGGATCCTCAGCTCTTTGGGTATGGACACGGAGCCCAGGCTGACCCAAAAGGCCTCGAAAAAGGAGCTCAGGGAGATGTATCAGCgctacaggaaaaaaataagggAGATAAGAGGAAATTCCAGCCAACCAATGAGGGGAAACTCGCAATCCACCATGTCCACGGTGCTCTTTCCAG ttttgccACTAAAAGTGCTTCGGAGGGGCCCACAGTCAGGTCCGAGCGTGCGGTGGTACAGAGCTGTTTTTCAAAAGAATTCAAATATCCAGACTGAACTGACTGTAGCTCGAGCAGAGCTGAAGATTTCCAGGCACATTCTGGGTAAACTCACTTCAGTTAAGCCTAAAGTAAGAGAAGAGATTAAAGTTAAAGTCAGTGGGGTGAAGTCAGTGGTTTCAGCTGCCTGGACTGACCCTGTACGCCAAACCAATATCTCAAACACTCAAGACGTGACCCTGGACATCAGCTCGGAGGTGGAGGAGTGGATCGGGACTGATGGGCAGCCACTGGTCGTGGATGTAGGTATGGCTAACAGGCAGGGCCTCACACTGACCATTTCTTTGGAATTAGGCCTCGTGCAAACCAAACCTGCACAGAGGACGAGGCAGCGTCGCTCCAATAAGGAAGACGACTGCGATGAACGAGGATGGTGTTGCCGGAAGTCGGTTACCGTGTCCTTCAAAGACATCGGCTGGACAGAGTGGGTGGTGGCCCCAGCCGAATACACGATGCATTTTTGCGATGGCACCTGCCCCCACAACTACAAGCCGGCGAGCATGCACACGCAGGTCAAGTCTCGGCTGCACCAGATTACCAAAGGAAGGACACCTAACCCCTGTTGTGTGCCAGCAGCCTATGAGCCCATGGTCCTCATGCACTATGACAGCAGGGAAAAACTGAGGCTGACTACTTTCACAGACTTAATTGTCAGTAAATGTTACTGTGCATGA